The Edaphobacter sp. 12200R-103 genome contains a region encoding:
- a CDS encoding SDR family oxidoreductase codes for MSTVLITGIAGFIGSSIARALLDEGAQVRGIDNLSTGSLENIDEIRSQIDFRKADVLDRDALKDACDGVDYVFHEAAIPSVPKSVDDPIGTNGPNLTGTLYVLEAARKAGVRRVLYAASSAAYGDSPELPKTEDMLPAPLSPYAVQKLAGEQYLASYHRVYGLETVSLRYFNIFGPRQDPSSQYSGVLARFISLMLAGQTPTIYGDGLTSRDFTYIDNVVSANLLAARAPAAKVAGRVFNVATGQRTTLLEAFAEIKRITGFTGGVNHAPEREGDIKHSLADIQMAEQAFGYKVKAGLAYGLEQTIEWARTMATA; via the coding sequence ATGTCTACTGTTTTAATCACCGGAATTGCAGGTTTTATCGGATCCAGCATCGCTCGCGCACTTCTGGACGAAGGCGCGCAGGTACGCGGAATCGATAACCTCTCTACCGGCTCGCTGGAGAACATTGACGAAATTCGCTCTCAGATCGACTTTCGCAAGGCCGATGTTCTGGACCGGGACGCCCTGAAAGATGCCTGCGATGGTGTGGATTACGTCTTTCACGAGGCGGCCATTCCCTCGGTACCGAAGTCCGTCGACGACCCGATTGGGACCAACGGCCCAAACCTGACCGGGACGCTCTATGTCCTTGAAGCCGCCCGTAAGGCAGGCGTGCGCCGCGTCCTCTATGCCGCCTCCTCCGCGGCCTATGGCGACTCGCCAGAGCTTCCGAAGACCGAAGACATGCTGCCGGCTCCGCTTTCGCCCTACGCAGTTCAGAAGCTTGCCGGCGAGCAATACCTCGCCAGCTATCACAGGGTCTATGGCCTGGAAACGGTCTCGCTGCGCTACTTCAACATCTTCGGCCCCCGCCAGGATCCATCGTCGCAATACTCGGGCGTGCTGGCCCGGTTCATCTCGCTGATGCTGGCAGGTCAGACGCCGACCATCTATGGAGATGGCCTGACGAGCAGGGACTTTACCTATATCGACAACGTGGTCTCCGCAAATCTTCTTGCAGCCAGGGCTCCTGCGGCGAAGGTTGCCGGGCGCGTCTTCAATGTGGCCACCGGCCAGCGCACGACGCTGCTCGAGGCCTTTGCCGAGATCAAGCGCATCACCGGATTTACGGGCGGAGTCAATCATGCTCCGGAGCGCGAAGGCGACATCAAGCACTCACTGGCCGACATTCAGATGGCAGAACAGGCATTCGGATACAAGGTGAAAGCTGGCTTGGCGTATGGCCTGGAACAGACCATTGAATGGGCCAGAACGATGGCAACAGCCTGA
- a CDS encoding sigma-54 dependent transcriptional regulator: protein MTKSRPQVVAFEPDLAVLDYLRLTLGDRYELTLFSEEKSLLLRLEQSEEPDMLLLALHPGRDSFPLVTQIRASHPNLPVIVLSCTAEIRDLEVVIRSGVRAIVMKPFVGTDVEETIEEHLVSPDRKGAVGDAPREVPLNETHSFVRSSKKMRDLESQAALVARADIPLLILGESGTGKEILALYTHKMSSRSQNTFLKVNCAAVPADLLESELFGYEQGAFTGAVKTKPGKFEICTGGTIFLDEIGEMPALLQAKLLQVLQDGTFSRLGSRSPMKVDVRVIAATNINMKEAMANKSFREDLYYRLNGFTLNIPPLRERREEIPVLSEYFMRKGARRYGRDPLSFSTRLMDALIAHNWPGNLRELENVVNRYLVLGDERAILEELAPATTPAATGGNIEPATGAGLKAMVKNLKGGAEAAAIAQVLEGTGWNRKAAANDLQISYKALLYKIKQYDLSPQDRA, encoded by the coding sequence GTGACTAAATCTCGTCCTCAGGTCGTTGCATTTGAGCCGGACCTTGCGGTGCTGGATTATCTGCGCCTCACCCTCGGAGATCGGTATGAATTAACCCTCTTCTCGGAAGAGAAGTCATTGCTACTCCGCCTGGAGCAGAGTGAAGAGCCGGATATGCTCCTGCTCGCACTGCATCCCGGCCGCGACTCTTTTCCTCTGGTCACACAGATTCGTGCCTCGCATCCCAACCTTCCCGTCATTGTTCTGTCCTGTACGGCGGAGATCCGGGATCTCGAGGTCGTCATTCGTTCCGGCGTACGCGCCATCGTCATGAAGCCGTTTGTCGGAACCGACGTTGAGGAGACGATCGAGGAGCATCTCGTCTCTCCCGACCGCAAGGGCGCTGTAGGCGACGCTCCGCGCGAGGTCCCGCTCAACGAGACGCATTCGTTCGTTCGCTCCAGCAAGAAGATGCGCGATCTGGAATCGCAGGCGGCGCTGGTTGCGCGTGCCGATATTCCTCTGCTGATCCTCGGCGAGAGCGGTACGGGCAAAGAGATTCTCGCGCTCTACACCCACAAGATGTCCTCGCGCAGTCAGAACACCTTCCTGAAAGTAAACTGTGCTGCTGTACCGGCCGACCTTCTGGAGAGCGAGCTTTTTGGCTATGAGCAGGGCGCTTTTACGGGAGCTGTGAAGACGAAGCCCGGAAAATTCGAGATCTGCACCGGCGGAACAATCTTTCTGGACGAAATTGGCGAGATGCCCGCCCTGTTGCAGGCCAAGCTCCTGCAGGTCCTTCAGGATGGAACCTTCTCCCGCCTGGGAAGCCGGTCTCCCATGAAGGTGGATGTTCGCGTCATCGCGGCGACGAATATCAATATGAAAGAGGCGATGGCCAATAAGAGCTTCCGCGAAGATCTTTATTACCGCCTCAACGGATTTACGCTGAATATCCCTCCGCTCCGGGAGCGACGGGAAGAGATTCCTGTACTCTCTGAGTACTTTATGCGTAAAGGGGCGCGGCGGTATGGTCGCGATCCTTTGTCGTTCTCCACAAGGCTGATGGATGCTTTGATCGCTCATAACTGGCCTGGCAATCTCAGGGAGCTTGAAAATGTCGTCAACCGGTACCTTGTACTTGGCGATGAGCGGGCCATCCTTGAAGAACTGGCCCCGGCCACGACGCCTGCCGCCACGGGCGGCAACATTGAGCCTGCTACCGGAGCTGGATTGAAGGCAATGGTGAAGAATCTCAAAGGCGGCGCCGAGGCGGCTGCAATTGCACAGGTGTTGGAGGGAACTGGATGGAACCGCAAAGCGGCGGCAAACGATCTTCAAATCAGCTACAAGGCTCTGCTGTACAAGATCAAACAGTACGATCTATCTCCACAAGATCGCGCGTAG